The sequence below is a genomic window from uncultured Fibrobacter sp..
GTAGGCATGAACCGGCTTACGGAGAATGGCGCTCTGGTAGCAGAACTTTTCAAAGTTCAGCTCCTTTGCCATGTACATTTCGTAATTGGAACCGGGAATAAACTTCTGGCTAAAAACGGAATTGCCGTCACCGTCCTTTCGTTCCATCGACTTGACATACTGGGGGTTCCCCGCTTCAATACGGATCGTCCCAATACTTCCGTCAGTCGTCCTCTCTACCGAAAGGACACTCGTCATCGTATGGAATGAATCGACAAATTTCTGCAATTCCTCTTTTTTCATCTACTCCTCGATTCCGGGAAAAGGTCGTAAAACCTCTTCTTATCTTCGTACATATTGGCATCGGCTTTCTGCATCGCCTTGCGAATATCGAGGCCCCTATCGTCGAAACAACACCCTATAGCAAAGCTAACATTTTCCGGATCAGAAGAATCCTTACGAAGCTTTTCGACACGTTCATCAATCCATTTTTTCGGCTTATCTATCGCAACGACAACAAATTCGTCACCGCCCGCTCGGTAAATTTCGCACCCTTCAAAAACGGATTTCAAAATAAACGCCGCTTCCTTCAAAAGGCAGTCGCCTGCGGTGTGGCCCTCCGTGTCGTTAATGGTCTTGAGACCATTCAAGTCCGCAAAAACAACTCCGATAGACATGGGAGCGCGTTCCCTGCCCGACACCAGGCGAAGCACCCTGTTGTTCATCGCGTTCCTGTTCTTGACACCGGTCAACAGATCGGTAGAACTCAACATTTCGAGCCGCTGCAACAACTGGTAATTTGCGATTTCAGAGGCGATAAAGAACGCTGTCAGTTCAAGGGTTTCCTTGATGTGTTCGGTATTCTTCGTATCGAAATTCGTCGCCCAGATAAAACCAACCGTTTCGTTGTTGTACTGGAGCGGGAAAAGGACCAGGCTCTTGATAGATGCACTCTGCAACGAACGGAACCAGCCCGGATTTCTCCGTTTCACCTCTTCCATATCATGTTCATTTTCGATAATCAGGCAATTGCTTCCGGCAATCGTTTCTAGCCACGATTTTGCGTAATCGATAAACGAATCGTTCAAATAATTCCTAAAGGAATGCGGAGGCGCATCGGGGGCATTGCTTTCACTCAACAGGGAACAAGTCCGTTCATGAAAATCAGTCAGCATCACGCAACAGTAATTTGCACCACAGATAGCGCGAACATCACAGATGATTTCGTCCATCGTCTTCAAGAAGTTCTTGGAACTGCGCAGTTTGATACAAGTCTTCAGCACATCGGAGGTCGTCTTCGCCGAAAGATTCGACATAATCTCGGGACTAGCCTCGGTAGAAAGTTCATGCGTATAGG
It includes:
- a CDS encoding sensor domain-containing diguanylate cyclase — protein: MNLQEYVDQFELMTCIVSVEKKPDGGYGKICIEAGNKAYLATFDKNYESPFDMPNIDRTFVPGAEYTKYIPKDLNFEHFIYSSAVLKKTMHAYINPERFGVWFNIFSQPLNIEDPNKYYCTYTHELSTEASPEIMSNLSAKTTSDVLKTCIKLRSSKNFLKTMDEIICDVRAICGANYCCVMLTDFHERTCSLLSESNAPDAPPHSFRNYLNDSFIDYAKSWLETIAGSNCLIIENEHDMEEVKRRNPGWFRSLQSASIKSLVLFPLQYNNETVGFIWATNFDTKNTEHIKETLELTAFFIASEIANYQLLQRLEMLSSTDLLTGVKNRNAMNNRVLRLVSGRERAPMSIGVVFADLNGLKTINDTEGHTAGDCLLKEAAFILKSVFEGCEIYRAGGDEFVVVAIDKPKKWIDERVEKLRKDSSDPENVSFAIGCCFDDRGLDIRKAMQKADANMYEDKKRFYDLFPESRSR